Part of the bacterium genome, TAGAAGAAATAGCAATTGAAAAATTTGAAAAAAAACCTCTTTATGGATATGAGAAAATAAAAGTTCTTCAGGTTCCTAATTTCCCTTTACTTGGCAAAGTTGTTTCATTAAGATTTATTGAGTGGCTACAATTAAACCCAGAAGGAGTTATATCTCTTCCAACAGGAAAAACTCCTGAATATTTTATAAAATGGACAAAATTTTATTTAAAAAACTGGAAAGAACTGGAAGTAAAAAAAGAGTTAAATTCATGGGGAATTGATGTTAAAAATAAACCTGATTTGAAAAATTACTGGTTCGTTCAAATGGATGAATTTTATCCAATGGACCCAAAAAGAGAAAACAGTTTTAATTATTATATAAAAAAGTTTTATATTGAAGGTTTTGGATTTAATTCTGAAAAGACAATTCTTATGAATACATGGACTATCGGAGTGAAAGGAGAAAAAAATCTTTCTTATATTTTTCCTGATGGAAAAGTTGACCTTACTCTAAGATATAGAATGCCAAAAAATGAATTAGAAAAAAAACAACAGGAAGCAATTTATGAAATTGATAGATATGCGATGGAATATGAAAGGAAAATTGAGGAACTTGGTGGAATTGGATTTTTTCTTGGCGGAATAGGACCTGATGGACATATAGCATTCAATATAAGAGGGTCTGACCACAATTCTACAACAAGAGTTTTAAAAATTAATTATGAAACAGCGGCAGCTGCTGCAACTGACCTTGGAGGAATTGAAAATTCAAGAGATAAAGCAGTTATGACTATTGGACTTTTAACCATTACCAAAAATCCTACTACTACTGCAATTATTATGGCTGCTGGTGAAAGTAAGGCATCTGTTGTAAGAGATGCTATTGAAAATGAACCTGATATACTTTATCCTGCAACTTCACTTCAGAAATTGGTAGGTGCAAGATTTTATTTAACATCCGGAGCCGCATCTCTTTTGAAAGGAAGAAAAATTGAGAATCTTAAAAAATATAAATCTATTCCTTATTCTGAAAAGGAAAAAATACTTGTGGATATATCCTACAGATTGGATAAGAAGATTACAGATTTAACTATGAATGATATAAAAAATGATATCTATGGTTCTGTTCTGATAGAAAAAGGAGAAATAAGAAATTTAAAAAAAATAATTCTGGAAATAGAAAGTAATTTTAAAAAGAGAATACAGAGAGGAATTCAGGAAATTGAAAATACTACATTTTTACATACTGCACCACATCACGATGACATAATGCTTGGATACTTACCATATATACTTCATCTTGTAAGAAAACCAACAAACTATCATTTTTTTGCAACATTAACGAGTGGTTTTACATCAGTAACAAATAATTATCTGTTTGAACAACTTGAAAATCTTGAAAAATTTATAAAAAATGGAAAATTAAAGAGGTTGATTTCAGAGA contains:
- a CDS encoding glucosamine-6-phosphate deaminase produces the protein MKNYNFKSKLEEIAIEKFEKKPLYGYEKIKVLQVPNFPLLGKVVSLRFIEWLQLNPEGVISLPTGKTPEYFIKWTKFYLKNWKELEVKKELNSWGIDVKNKPDLKNYWFVQMDEFYPMDPKRENSFNYYIKKFYIEGFGFNSEKTILMNTWTIGVKGEKNLSYIFPDGKVDLTLRYRMPKNELEKKQQEAIYEIDRYAMEYERKIEELGGIGFFLGGIGPDGHIAFNIRGSDHNSTTRVLKINYETAAAAATDLGGIENSRDKAVMTIGLLTITKNPTTTAIIMAAGESKASVVRDAIENEPDILYPATSLQKLVGARFYLTSGAASLLKGRKIENLKKYKSIPYSEKEKILVDISYRLDKKITDLTMNDIKNDIYGSVLIEKGEIRNLKKIILEIESNFKKRIQRGIQEIENTTFLHTAPHHDDIMLGYLPYILHLVRKPTNYHFFATLTSGFTSVTNNYLFEQLENLEKFIKNGKLKRLISEKKYFSKDNITGRNRDIYRYLDGVAAQNEEIRREAEARRMYRNIVEIIKNDKPEEVLDKVLFLKKEILKAYPGKKDIPDIQKLKGMIREWEEELLWAHLGFSCNNIFHLRLGFYTGEIFTPQPEWERDVKPFLEILKRIKPDVLTVAFDPEGTGPDTHYKVLQIIAQSVKKYVSEVNKNIKIWGYRNIWDRFHPSEANIYVPVSMNSIAIMKSAFDICFGSQRSASFPSYEYDGPFSELAVKIMVQQGGFIKVILGRDFFGGSEYARIRASRGVVFIKEMDVDEFLTESSNLKSIMED